A window from Haloarchaeobius amylolyticus encodes these proteins:
- a CDS encoding SDR family NAD(P)-dependent oxidoreductase — MSGRLTDTVALVTGAASGNGRAIARRFAEEGASVTVADLQEEPRLGGDPTHEAIEADGGTAQFVQTDVTDVGALQNAVDQTVDAFGSLDVMVNNAGVDRQMPIEEATMEDYEFLMDINMKGVYFGCQAAIEVMLAQDGGGNIINMSSIGGIRGLPNSSLYCTSKGAVTNLTRQLAVEHGENDIRVNALNPGLIETAMTQEDGDTAGGLLEQTPLGRAGQPEEVADAALFLASDESSFVTGHNLVLDGGFTA, encoded by the coding sequence ATGAGTGGTAGACTCACTGATACCGTAGCACTGGTTACCGGCGCCGCCTCCGGCAACGGACGGGCCATCGCTCGCCGATTCGCCGAGGAGGGCGCGAGCGTCACCGTCGCCGACCTGCAAGAGGAACCCCGTCTCGGGGGTGACCCGACACACGAGGCCATCGAAGCCGACGGCGGGACCGCGCAGTTCGTCCAGACGGACGTGACCGACGTCGGTGCATTGCAGAACGCGGTCGACCAGACCGTCGACGCGTTCGGGTCGCTCGACGTGATGGTGAACAACGCGGGCGTCGACCGCCAGATGCCCATCGAGGAGGCCACGATGGAGGACTACGAGTTCCTGATGGACATCAACATGAAGGGCGTCTACTTCGGCTGTCAGGCTGCCATCGAGGTGATGCTGGCGCAGGACGGCGGCGGGAACATCATCAACATGTCCTCCATCGGGGGCATCCGCGGCCTGCCGAACTCGTCGCTCTACTGCACTTCGAAGGGCGCCGTGACGAACCTCACCCGTCAGCTGGCCGTCGAACACGGCGAGAACGACATCCGGGTGAACGCGCTCAACCCGGGCCTCATCGAGACGGCGATGACCCAGGAGGACGGCGACACGGCCGGTGGCCTCCTCGAACAGACCCCACTCGGGCGTGCTGGCCAGCCGGAGGAGGTCGCCGACGCTGCCCTCTTCCTCGCGAGCGACGAGTCGTCGTTCGTGACCGGCCACAACCTGGTCCTCGACGGCGGCTTCACCGCCTGA
- a CDS encoding metal-sulfur cluster assembly factor, translating into MSMPDHITPDHEFDDPLKTAIKAELDEVLDPCSCASNHPISILDLGLVEGIETNDGGRHVEVTLLLTSQLCTYFIDMNDEIIERVEALDPVEEVVVHQDTSGQVWTQERMSDEERKARRERFLQRMDDAGVTPYAERTS; encoded by the coding sequence ATGAGCATGCCCGACCACATCACCCCCGACCACGAGTTCGACGACCCACTCAAGACAGCCATCAAGGCGGAGCTCGACGAGGTGCTCGACCCGTGTAGCTGTGCGAGCAACCATCCCATCAGCATCCTCGACCTCGGGCTCGTCGAAGGTATCGAGACTAACGACGGCGGCCGTCACGTCGAGGTGACGTTGCTGTTGACGTCGCAGCTGTGTACCTACTTCATCGACATGAACGACGAGATAATCGAGCGCGTCGAGGCGCTCGACCCCGTCGAGGAGGTCGTCGTCCACCAGGATACCAGCGGGCAGGTCTGGACGCAAGAGCGCATGTCGGACGAGGAACGCAAGGCTCGTCGCGAGCGATTCCTCCAGCGCATGGACGACGCGGGTGTCACACCCTACGCCGAGCGGACCAGCTGA
- a CDS encoding aldehyde ferredoxin oxidoreductase family protein, protein MLHTEGPLLSIDCGARTTTTEDIDDVLETFVGGRGVATKLAHERIPFDTDPLGPENRLYLSTGPMQASNMSFTGRMNCTSVSPQTGGLFSSNAGGFMSRNFADTGYAAVEFTGACDELSIVHVTDEGVEFEPVPDLELATVPETVAYIEAEHDLEPEHTACIGPAGENAVRFASIMTTESRAFGRGGLGAVLGSKNIKAITFAGDSAHDIEIPPVQMDVHRDAATSDSLMKRQGTTNVTDLANEVDALPTRYFSELSFEGVEGINGDSVEQKKYKRGTCSACAFACKLPTKDEERGVETEGPEFETVMSFGANAGVDDIVDVMKSNDLCDEFGMDTISCGDVASAYLASEDEFGNTDLIFDLVEKIAYREDVGDMLAEGIDRFHEELGVENWTVKGLEFAAHDGRTLHGQGLSYATANRGADHMYTTLYSWEYPLVGKEEALSQSGLEGKAPFVVRQENARAFEDCGIVCRFSRGTMTEERYEGLFDADYDDMLAIGSRVVELERHFNNQRGFDRSDDRLPYDLPDFEMALDEYYGVRDWNDDGTVPDDHVTAAGSD, encoded by the coding sequence ATGCTTCACACCGAGGGGCCACTGCTGTCGATAGACTGTGGTGCCCGCACGACGACCACCGAAGACATCGACGACGTCCTGGAGACGTTCGTCGGTGGCCGCGGCGTCGCGACGAAACTCGCCCACGAGCGGATTCCCTTCGACACCGACCCGCTCGGGCCGGAGAACCGACTCTACCTCAGCACGGGGCCGATGCAGGCATCGAACATGAGCTTCACCGGGCGGATGAACTGCACGAGCGTCTCGCCCCAGACCGGCGGTCTGTTCTCGTCGAACGCCGGTGGGTTCATGTCCCGCAACTTCGCCGATACCGGCTACGCCGCGGTGGAGTTCACCGGTGCATGCGACGAACTCAGCATCGTCCACGTCACCGACGAGGGCGTCGAGTTCGAACCCGTCCCGGACCTCGAACTGGCGACGGTGCCCGAGACGGTCGCCTACATCGAGGCGGAACACGACCTGGAGCCCGAGCACACGGCCTGCATCGGGCCCGCCGGCGAGAACGCGGTCCGGTTCGCCTCCATCATGACGACCGAGAGCCGGGCCTTCGGTCGCGGGGGGCTCGGCGCCGTGCTCGGCTCGAAGAACATCAAGGCGATCACGTTCGCGGGCGACTCGGCACACGACATCGAGATTCCGCCCGTCCAGATGGACGTCCATCGGGACGCGGCGACCTCGGACAGCCTGATGAAACGCCAGGGCACGACCAACGTCACCGACCTCGCCAACGAGGTCGACGCGCTGCCGACCCGGTACTTCTCCGAACTATCGTTCGAGGGTGTCGAGGGAATCAACGGCGACAGCGTCGAGCAGAAGAAGTACAAACGCGGGACGTGCTCGGCCTGCGCGTTCGCCTGCAAGCTCCCGACGAAGGACGAGGAACGCGGCGTCGAGACCGAGGGGCCCGAGTTCGAGACCGTCATGTCGTTCGGGGCTAACGCCGGGGTCGACGACATCGTCGACGTGATGAAGTCGAACGACCTCTGTGACGAGTTCGGCATGGACACCATCTCCTGTGGCGACGTGGCCTCCGCCTATCTGGCCAGCGAGGACGAGTTCGGCAACACCGACCTCATCTTCGACCTCGTCGAGAAGATCGCCTACCGCGAGGACGTCGGCGACATGCTCGCGGAGGGTATCGACCGCTTCCACGAGGAGCTCGGCGTCGAGAACTGGACCGTGAAGGGCCTGGAGTTCGCCGCCCACGACGGCCGGACGCTCCACGGGCAGGGGCTGAGTTACGCGACCGCGAACCGCGGCGCGGACCACATGTACACGACGCTGTACTCGTGGGAGTACCCTCTCGTGGGTAAGGAAGAGGCCCTCTCCCAGAGCGGTCTGGAGGGCAAGGCGCCCTTCGTGGTCCGGCAGGAGAACGCGCGAGCCTTCGAGGACTGCGGCATCGTCTGTCGGTTCTCGCGCGGGACGATGACCGAGGAACGGTACGAGGGACTGTTCGACGCGGACTACGACGACATGCTCGCCATCGGCTCGCGCGTGGTCGAACTGGAACGCCACTTCAACAACCAGCGTGGCTTCGACCGGTCCGACGACCGGCTGCCGTACGACCTGCCGGACTTCGAGATGGCGCTCGACGAATACTACGGCGTCCGCGACTGGAACGACGACGGAACCGTTCCCGACGACCACGTGACAGCGGCCGGGTCTGACTAG
- a CDS encoding amidohydrolase family protein produces the protein MLESGALVVDAVGHCFNHTPDNHKHPHAQRWDDETYELGAKLLPDSHVPSEEVFYRDHSPEELARLLFLESQIDYTVYHSLPLDDYFHDGYVSREKGFEFCEQNPTRTSMYVDINPLEDDAVEQVHHYASKDFVKGIKLYPSRYQNGHDLSLQLNEESVWPILEAAADSDVDTVAMHKFIPFATAPVKYFRMDDVEDAASSFRDLNFEIIHAGFSFLEETVFAMASHDNVYANLENTACMVNSRPRKFAESLGEMLYWAGPDRILFASGATALHPQPPIEGIWNFEMPEDLRVNQDYPEVTQEIKEKILGKNALRLLGEDPEEIRDQIEGDKWDQQRQELREAEDFPAAPWSTYETSA, from the coding sequence ATGCTAGAGTCTGGCGCATTGGTGGTTGACGCTGTCGGTCACTGCTTCAACCACACACCCGACAACCACAAGCACCCGCACGCCCAGCGATGGGACGACGAGACCTACGAACTCGGCGCGAAACTCCTCCCGGACAGCCACGTCCCGTCGGAGGAGGTGTTCTACCGAGACCACTCGCCCGAGGAACTGGCCCGTCTCCTCTTCCTGGAGAGTCAGATCGACTACACGGTGTACCACTCGCTCCCGCTCGACGACTACTTCCACGACGGGTACGTCTCCCGCGAGAAGGGCTTCGAGTTCTGCGAGCAGAACCCGACACGCACGTCGATGTACGTCGACATCAACCCGCTCGAAGACGATGCCGTCGAGCAGGTCCATCACTACGCCTCGAAGGACTTCGTGAAGGGTATCAAGCTCTATCCGTCGCGCTACCAGAACGGGCACGACCTCTCGCTGCAGCTGAACGAGGAATCGGTCTGGCCCATCCTCGAAGCCGCAGCGGACAGCGACGTCGACACCGTCGCGATGCACAAGTTCATCCCGTTCGCGACGGCCCCGGTGAAGTACTTCCGGATGGACGACGTCGAGGACGCAGCATCGTCGTTCCGGGACCTCAACTTCGAGATCATCCACGCAGGATTCTCGTTCCTCGAAGAGACCGTGTTCGCGATGGCCAGCCACGACAACGTGTACGCGAACCTCGAGAACACGGCCTGCATGGTCAACTCACGACCGCGCAAGTTCGCCGAGTCGCTCGGTGAGATGCTGTACTGGGCCGGCCCGGACCGCATCCTCTTCGCCAGCGGCGCGACGGCGCTGCACCCGCAGCCACCCATCGAAGGGATCTGGAACTTCGAGATGCCGGAGGACCTCCGCGTGAACCAGGACTACCCCGAGGTCACCCAGGAGATCAAGGAGAAGATCCTCGGCAAGAACGCGCTCCGCCTGCTCGGCGAGGACCCCGAGGAGATCCGCGACCAGATCGAGGGCGACAAGTGGGACCAGCAGCGCCAGGAACTCCGCGAGGCGGAGGACTTCCCGGCCGCACCGTGGTCCACCTACGAGACCAGCGCATGA